The Daucus carota subsp. sativus chromosome 2, DH1 v3.0, whole genome shotgun sequence genome includes a window with the following:
- the LOC108210001 gene encoding AP-2 complex subunit mu, which yields MPVAASAIYFLNLRGDVLINRLYRDDVGGNMVDAFRVHIMQTKELGTCPVRQIGGCSFFYMRISNVYIVIVVSSNANVACAFKFVVEAVALFKSYFGGAFDEDAIRNNFVLIYELLDEIMDFGYPQNLSPEILKLYITQEGVRSPFSSKPTDKPVPNATLQVTGAVGWRREGLVYKKNEVFLDIVESVNLLMSSKGSVLRCDVTGKVLMKCFLSGMPDLKLGLNDKIGLEKESQLKSRPAKSGKTIELDDVTFHQCVNLTRFNSEKTVSFVPPDGEFELMKYRITEGVNLPFRVLPTIKELGRTRMEVNVKVKSVFGAKMFALGVVIKIPVPKQTAKTSFQVTSGRAKYNASIDCLVWKIRKFPGQTEPTLSAEVELISTIAEKKSWTRPPIQMEFQVPMFTASGLRVRFLKVWEKSGYNTVEWVRYITKAGSYEIRC from the exons ATGCCGGTCGCTGCTTCCGCTATCTACTTTCTCAATCTCCGCGGCGATGTGCTCATCAATCGCCTCTACCGCGACGACGTCGG GGGGAATATGGTGGATGCCTTTCGTGTGCACATAATGCAGACGAAAGAGCTAGGTACCTGTCCTGTGCGGCAGATTGGTGGATGCTCTTtcttctatatgagaattagcAATGTGTACATAGTGATCGTTGTCAGCAGCAATGCTAACGTAGCTTGTGCCTTCAAGTTTGTTGTTGAG GCAGTTGCATTGTTCAAGTCATATTTCGGTGGGGCTTTTGATGAGGATGCTATCCGTAacaattttgttctaatctacgAGCTCTTGGATG AGATTATGGATTTTGGTTACCCTCAAAATCTTTCCCCCGAAATTTTGAAGCTTTATATAACACAGGAAGGTGTCCGTTCACCATTCTCGTCCAag CCTACAGATAAACCAGTGCCAAATGCGACATTACAAGTTACTGGTGCTGTTGGTTGGCGTAGAGAAGGCCTTGTATACAAAAAGAATGAG GTCTTTTTGGATATCGTAGAAAGCGTGAACCTTCTTATGTCTTCAAAAG GTAGCGTATTGCGCTGTGATGTAACTGGAAAAGTTCTTATGAAGTGCTTCCTGTCTGGAATGCCTGATTTGAAGCTGGGATTAAATGATAAAATTGGCCTGGAGAAAGAGTCACAACTTAAGTCTCGTCCAGCTAAAAG CGGGAAAACGATCGAATTGGATGATGTTACTTTTCATCAATGTGTAAATTTGACGAGGTTCAACTCAGAGAAAACTGTCAGTTTTGTCCCACCTGATGGTGAATTTGAACTAATGAA GTATCGCATAACTGAGGGTGTAAATCTTCCCTTTAGAGTATTGCCTACTATCAAGGAACTGGGTCGGACCCGCATGGAAGTAAATGTCAAG GTAAAGAGCGTTTTTGGTGCAAAAATGTTTGCACTTGGTGTGGTCATCAAGATTCCAGTACCAAAGCAAACAGCAAAAACAAGTTTTCAAGTGACATCAGGCCGAGCTAAATACAATGCATCTATTGACTGTTTGGTGTGGAA GATAAGGAAATTTCCTGGCCAAACTGAGCCGACCTTGAGTGCTGAAGTAGAGTTAATTTCCACAATTGCAGAAAAGAAGTCTTGGACTAGGCCACCGATTCAAATGGAATTCCAG GTCCCGATGTTCACAGCATCTGGATTACGTGTCCGATTTCTCAAG GTATGGGAAAAGAGTGGATACAACACGGTTGAGTGGGTTCGTTACATTACCAAAGCTGGTTCGTATGAGATAAGGTGCTAG
- the LOC108206048 gene encoding uncharacterized protein LOC108206048, translating into MKFLKKIAGLLGLSKDESHESKDEQVNDAHRVVLDEHQTQHLPRKGFSVAVQVPVERAQAGPVLLPTNGRDGGVQGFQWYARRLRIDDEGDVADEFLDEVLPEVKTVSMTEDNKHRSVPTFEVKSSTVPAKVRSQVLTEGRIQHRVEHQGRLMWV; encoded by the exons ATGAAGTTTTTAAAGAAGATCGCAGGGCTACTAGGGTTATCAAAAGACGAATCGCACGAATCGAAAGATGAACAAGTCAATGATGCTCATAGAGTAGTGTTGGATGAGCATCAGACTCAGCATCTTCCTCGTAAAGGGTTTAGTGTGGCGGTTCAAGTGCCGGTTGAGAGAGCGCAGGCCGGTCCGGTTCTGCTTCCGACTAATGGTCGTGATGGCGGTGTTCAG GGGTTTCAATGGTATGCTAGGAGGCTTAGGATTGATGATGAAGGAGATGTTGCTGATGAATTTTTGGACGAGGTCTTGCCTGAGGTGAAAACAGTGTCTATGACAGAAGACAATAAGCACAGATCTGTACCAACATTTGAAGTGAAGTCCAGCACGGTGCCGGCTAAAGTGAGAAGTCAAGTGCTAACTGAAGGTAGAATCCAGCATAGAGTTGAACACCAAGGCAGATTAATGTGGGTCTAA
- the LOC108206049 gene encoding late embryogenesis abundant protein 18 — protein sequence MHSLKEKVSNAASAGQEHLDKYKAHVEEKAEKATARTKEEKDMAHEKMKAKEAEAKMNLHEAKSEHAADKLHGAHHLPGQPHAHHNQPLGTGVAAPTHPLAGHPPGHNHHI from the exons ATGCACTcgttgaaggagaaagtgagtAACGCAGCTAGTGCTGGTCAGGAGCATCTTGACAAATACAAAGCCCATGTTGAAGAAAAG GCAGAGAAAGCAACAGCAAGAACCAAAGAGGAGAAAGATATGGCTCATGAGAAAATGAAAGCTAAAGAAGCTGAAGCTAAGATGAATCTACACGAGGCCAAATCTGAACACGCGGCTGACAAACTCCATGGAGCTCACCACCTGCCTGGCCAACCCCATGCCCACCACAACCAGCCACTTGGGACTGGGGTGGCAGCTCCTACACACCCCCTTGCTGGACACCCTCCGGGACACAATCATCATATCTAG
- the LOC108209088 gene encoding protein LOL1, whose amino-acid sequence MPIPLAPYPLPPAPYTPPANGSQSQLVCSGCRNLLLYPLGATSVCCAVCNAVTAVPPPGTENAQLVCRGCHTLLMYIRGATSVKCTCCHTVNLAMEANQVAQVNCGSCQMLLMYQYGAQSVRCAVCHFVTSVGVPVPPTTSTVEQKLNC is encoded by the exons ATGCCAATCCCTCTTGCTCCCTACCCTTTGCCTCCGGCGCCCTACACACCACCTGCAAATG GTTCTCAGAGCCAGCTTGTTTGCTCTGGATGTCGAAACCTATTACTCTATCCACTTGGGGCAACCTCAGTATGTTGTGCTGTTTGTAATGCAGTCACAGCTGTGCCACCTCCAG GCACAGAAAATGCTCAATTGGTCTGTAGAGGTTGCCACACGTTACTAATGTACATTCGCGGCGCAACCAGTGTAAAATGTACATGCTGTCACACTGTCAACTTAGCTATGGAGG CTAATCAAGTAGCACAGGTCAATTGTGGAAGCTGTCAAATGTTGTTGATGTATCAGTATGGCGCGCAGTCTGTTAGATGTGCAGTTTGCCATTTTGTGACTTCAGTCGGg GTACCCGTACCACCAACAACAAGTACTGTGGAGCAGAAACTCAACTGCTAA